One Cupriavidus necator genomic region harbors:
- a CDS encoding toxin co-regulated pilus biosynthesis Q family protein → MCQSNRTTRIAVAAASLLSGLILVPAVHASQLSNDGWQHLQPLRAPKAAVNPTMLAANTPSVVAAAPNKASTPAGPGAAPTVGAAFRLVKGEALQQQLQNWANRAGWTVAWNVPDGWIVPGDKDYGSDFESAVKRVVEELANNGADVVGDSWRGNRTVIISQNGMVQ, encoded by the coding sequence ATGTGCCAATCCAACCGAACCACCCGCATTGCTGTCGCCGCAGCATCGTTGCTGAGCGGCCTGATCCTTGTGCCAGCGGTGCACGCCTCGCAACTCTCGAACGACGGCTGGCAACACCTGCAGCCGCTTCGTGCCCCCAAGGCTGCCGTCAACCCGACCATGCTGGCCGCGAATACGCCCTCCGTGGTCGCCGCGGCACCTAACAAGGCGAGCACGCCGGCAGGGCCGGGTGCCGCGCCAACGGTCGGTGCGGCGTTCCGGCTTGTCAAAGGGGAGGCGCTGCAACAGCAGCTACAGAACTGGGCGAATCGGGCCGGTTGGACCGTCGCATGGAATGTCCCGGACGGCTGGATTGTGCCCGGCGACAAGGACTACGGCAGTGACTTCGAAAGCGCCGTCAAGCGCGTGGTCGAAGAGCTGGCCAACAACGGTGCGGACGTGGTGGGCGATAGCTGGCGCGGCAATCGCACGGTGATTATCAGCCAAAACGGGATGGTTCAGTGA
- a CDS encoding type II secretion system F family protein translates to MSGLSWAMRRRLYQQASSQLENGLTLAQVIEDFRERQDRRGRKRAAEAAHEVGRQVRDGKALMAAMGTSLSDLERSVLDAGEKAGQLPDAMRLVLDVRELTTRLRRKLQASFFAPTVYLATLYVVLLLIGGYIVPQFLDILPIGKWTDWAYAMYWMGQLAVGWPAPVIFGSLGAYAVWSWWALPRWTGPGRRFCDQHVFPFTAYREITGFTWAMSFVALLRAKVPDIAALEGQIGSASPWLASRLRPIRLGLADGLDLAESMRQTGNGFPSLDLIDEVGAYAGFDDFTEKITVAVRQNAEVIERQLLAKGMVMSAIFTGLMFLAFVVLQLGSNSLSSILTSSTGQF, encoded by the coding sequence ATGAGCGGATTGTCTTGGGCCATGCGCCGGCGCCTGTATCAACAGGCATCGAGCCAATTGGAGAACGGGCTGACCCTCGCGCAAGTCATTGAGGACTTCCGGGAGCGGCAGGACAGGCGAGGCCGCAAGCGCGCAGCCGAGGCCGCGCACGAGGTCGGGCGCCAGGTGCGCGACGGCAAGGCGCTGATGGCGGCGATGGGCACGAGTCTCAGCGATCTGGAACGCAGCGTGCTGGACGCCGGCGAGAAGGCAGGGCAACTGCCGGACGCCATGCGGCTGGTGCTGGATGTGCGCGAGCTGACGACGCGGCTGCGCCGGAAGCTGCAGGCGAGCTTCTTTGCGCCAACGGTGTATCTGGCCACGCTGTATGTCGTCCTGCTGCTGATCGGTGGCTACATCGTGCCGCAGTTTCTCGACATCCTGCCGATCGGGAAGTGGACCGACTGGGCCTATGCCATGTACTGGATGGGCCAGTTGGCGGTGGGATGGCCTGCACCGGTGATCTTCGGGAGTCTCGGCGCCTATGCCGTCTGGAGCTGGTGGGCGCTGCCGCGCTGGACCGGCCCGGGCCGGCGATTCTGCGACCAGCACGTGTTCCCGTTCACGGCGTACCGCGAAATCACCGGCTTCACCTGGGCGATGTCGTTTGTGGCGCTGTTGCGGGCCAAGGTGCCGGACATTGCCGCGCTGGAGGGACAGATCGGCTCGGCATCGCCATGGCTGGCCTCTCGTCTGAGACCGATTCGCCTCGGACTGGCCGATGGCCTGGACCTGGCGGAATCCATGCGGCAGACCGGGAACGGGTTTCCGTCGCTGGACCTGATCGACGAGGTCGGCGCGTATGCGGGCTTTGATGACTTCACCGAAAAGATCACGGTCGCAGTGCGTCAGAACGCCGAAGTCATCGAACGCCAGTTGCTCGCCAAAGGGATGGTGATGTCGGCGATCTTCACCGGCCTGATGTTCCTTGCTTTCGTGGTGCTGCAGCTAGGCTCCAACTCACTCTCATCGATCCTCACGTCCTCGACGGGCCAGTTCTAA
- the pilV gene encoding shufflon system plasmid conjugative transfer pilus tip adhesin PilV yields the protein MEAILGYLIALMLSMLSFAGFVTWAKAGVTNVQTAAAASQMLVFDKAALQFVQDEAATLVAQATPSVPVNITPAMLINGGYLPAGFSATNVFGQTWLLQVLQPTPNNLQALVTSQGGRAITDTRQLVQIAAQAGAQGGFVPYAGQNGDPTMVANRAYGAYGAWQVPLANYTNPGSGRLASLLAFTGVQANNGYLYRAQVPGHPELNRMQTSIDMAGNDVNNAGRVTATTALTSQGDTYLTSTGAPGTACAVDTSTRRSTSGTGHVICSGGIWQAVGTAVANIFEGLGCGNNGQIATSATNVGYVCKGNRYITLNNALGNMNVTRKFENVTDGMTFPKDNCPGGTAWAMYTPKQEMVNITGNVIPPIQGTFFSMNDNGTFWYAQASAISPAAWYSGNDTGALGGQLVGTVTTGCTF from the coding sequence ATGGAAGCCATACTCGGATATCTCATCGCACTGATGCTCTCGATGCTGAGCTTTGCCGGCTTTGTGACGTGGGCGAAGGCGGGTGTCACGAACGTGCAGACCGCGGCTGCGGCGAGCCAGATGCTTGTGTTCGACAAGGCAGCCCTGCAGTTCGTGCAGGACGAGGCGGCGACACTGGTCGCGCAGGCGACGCCAAGCGTGCCCGTCAACATTACGCCGGCGATGCTGATCAATGGCGGCTATCTCCCTGCCGGATTCTCGGCGACCAACGTGTTTGGCCAGACGTGGCTCCTCCAGGTTCTGCAACCGACGCCGAACAACCTGCAGGCGCTTGTCACTTCCCAAGGTGGGCGTGCGATCACGGACACCCGCCAGCTCGTGCAGATCGCTGCGCAGGCCGGCGCGCAGGGTGGCTTCGTGCCCTACGCGGGGCAGAACGGCGATCCGACGATGGTGGCTAATAGGGCGTATGGAGCGTATGGGGCGTGGCAAGTTCCGCTGGCGAACTACACGAACCCCGGAAGCGGCAGGCTTGCGTCGTTGCTCGCATTTACCGGCGTGCAGGCCAACAACGGCTATTTGTATCGGGCGCAGGTTCCGGGTCATCCGGAACTAAATCGGATGCAGACGTCGATTGACATGGCTGGGAACGACGTGAACAACGCAGGTCGGGTGACGGCGACAACGGCTTTGACCAGCCAAGGCGACACTTATCTCACTAGTACAGGCGCCCCCGGGACTGCGTGCGCGGTTGATACCTCTACCCGCAGGAGTACCTCAGGCACCGGCCATGTGATCTGTTCAGGGGGCATATGGCAGGCGGTTGGGACGGCTGTAGCAAACATCTTCGAAGGCCTAGGTTGCGGAAACAATGGTCAGATCGCAACGAGCGCGACCAATGTTGGCTACGTGTGCAAAGGCAACCGGTATATCACGCTCAACAACGCGTTAGGGAATATGAACGTCACTCGAAAGTTTGAAAACGTGACGGACGGCATGACGTTTCCTAAGGATAACTGCCCGGGTGGTACTGCATGGGCGATGTACACGCCGAAGCAGGAAATGGTGAATATCACCGGCAACGTGATACCTCCCATTCAAGGCACCTTCTTCTCTATGAACGACAACGGGACCTTCTGGTACGCACAAGCGAGCGCTATCTCTCCTGCGGCCTGGTATAGCGGCAACGATACGGGCGCGCTTGGAGGGCAACTAGTGGGCACGGTCACAACGGGCTGTACGTTTTAA
- a CDS encoding prepilin type IV pili, translating to MDGILGRIVAIVLGLLALAGIAYAGYNGFQNHKASVVATNIAQLITNARAGFSQGNNGYTNFTTANVASMITSGMFPSDMVRGTTLIDSWGNAVTLASANSGSQGVITFGGGNAQTAKQCVSTALGLKDYVTLAIGSTTFNQTNLPDQATAGAACSATSTFTLTFQ from the coding sequence ATGGATGGCATTCTCGGGCGCATTGTCGCCATCGTCTTGGGCCTTCTCGCACTGGCTGGAATTGCCTATGCGGGCTACAACGGGTTCCAGAACCACAAGGCCAGTGTGGTGGCGACCAACATCGCGCAGCTGATCACAAACGCTCGCGCCGGGTTCTCGCAGGGCAACAACGGCTATACCAACTTTACTACGGCAAACGTCGCATCGATGATCACGAGCGGCATGTTCCCGTCCGACATGGTGCGCGGTACCACGCTGATCGACTCCTGGGGAAATGCGGTCACGCTCGCGTCGGCCAATAGCGGATCGCAGGGGGTGATCACCTTCGGCGGCGGCAATGCGCAGACGGCAAAACAGTGTGTCAGCACCGCCCTTGGCCTCAAGGACTACGTGACGCTGGCGATCGGATCGACGACCTTCAATCAGACCAACCTGCCCGACCAGGCCACCGCAGGTGCGGCATGCAGCGCCACCTCGACGTTCACACTCACGTTTCAGTAA
- a CDS encoding prepilin type IV pili, with the protein MDGILGRIVAIVLGLLALAGIAYAGYNGFQNHKASVVATNISQLITNARAGFSQGSNGYTNFTTANIPAMITGGMFPSDMVRGTTLLDPWGNAVTLSAASAGSQGVIRFGGGNAQTAKQCVSTAMGLKDYVSLAVGTTTFTQANLPDQATAGAVCSATATFTLTFQ; encoded by the coding sequence ATGGATGGGATTCTCGGGCGGATCGTTGCCATCGTGCTGGGCCTGCTCGCGCTCGCTGGTATCGCCTATGCAGGCTATAACGGCTTCCAGAACCACAAGGCAAGCGTGGTGGCCACCAACATCTCGCAGCTGATCACGAACGCCCGCGCGGGCTTCTCTCAGGGGAGCAACGGGTACACCAACTTCACCACTGCCAACATTCCGGCAATGATCACCGGCGGGATGTTCCCGTCCGACATGGTGCGCGGCACCACGCTCTTGGATCCATGGGGCAACGCGGTGACGTTGTCTGCCGCAAGTGCCGGCTCACAAGGCGTGATCCGATTCGGCGGAGGCAATGCCCAAACTGCGAAGCAGTGTGTCAGCACGGCCATGGGCCTAAAGGACTACGTCTCGCTGGCCGTGGGAACCACCACGTTCACTCAGGCGAACCTGCCGGATCAGGCGACCGCTGGCGCCGTGTGCAGCGCGACTGCCACCTTCACCCTCACTTTCCAGTGA
- the pilO2 gene encoding type 4b pilus protein PilO2, translating to MAEILSFPGLKGGFAIGLTWHHEEKQPSKSVLRARALELGRNVRWGVVHESAEGAIQTGFCEAIAGAKPAGLKPLAAIVAGQHRQPWRGLFHLQGSLYWYIAVRQGHAVIAGGDRVGTLEELAPVRERHRALGEWTEVEGTVRDLANMARASKGVSAMRDVLTGPWKSTSYTVAAAAGVAALFVGGWYWYDQQQEAEREAQLMRQRAIAAAQRANEAARQRAVPWVDEATPTAFLQACRRAWDRQALADAGWTLSSWRCKPATSTALTIEITWKREGGLAANAPGALSADGNQATATGNAPAAFLPSSRAVNRPAEAQRSMWTYAQGTGVGLQLTSPPPLLPADGNTPVDPWLAMTADFGFGAPPWLGLGEGLDAVAGLRLTEVSYDGAAQAWKGTGRLYAMRDGAVPPAGSQQQ from the coding sequence ATGGCGGAGATCCTGTCATTCCCCGGACTGAAAGGTGGCTTTGCCATCGGGCTGACCTGGCATCACGAGGAAAAGCAGCCGAGCAAAAGCGTCCTGCGCGCGAGGGCGCTGGAACTTGGCCGCAATGTGCGCTGGGGCGTCGTGCATGAAAGCGCGGAAGGCGCCATCCAGACCGGTTTCTGCGAAGCGATCGCCGGCGCGAAGCCGGCCGGGCTGAAGCCGCTCGCGGCGATCGTGGCGGGCCAGCACCGCCAGCCTTGGAGGGGGCTCTTTCATCTGCAGGGCAGCCTCTACTGGTACATCGCCGTCCGTCAGGGGCACGCCGTCATCGCCGGTGGCGACCGGGTTGGCACGCTCGAGGAACTGGCACCGGTCCGCGAGCGGCATCGTGCCCTGGGCGAATGGACGGAGGTTGAGGGAACGGTTCGGGATCTCGCGAACATGGCGCGGGCGTCGAAGGGCGTGTCAGCTATGCGAGACGTCCTGACCGGCCCTTGGAAGTCGACTTCCTATACCGTCGCTGCGGCGGCTGGCGTGGCGGCCCTTTTCGTGGGCGGGTGGTACTGGTACGACCAGCAGCAGGAAGCTGAGCGCGAGGCGCAATTGATGCGCCAGCGCGCGATCGCTGCAGCGCAGCGTGCCAATGAGGCTGCTCGGCAACGGGCGGTACCTTGGGTTGATGAAGCTACGCCGACCGCCTTCCTGCAGGCGTGCCGCCGCGCGTGGGACCGCCAGGCCCTCGCGGACGCGGGCTGGACGCTCTCCAGCTGGCGCTGCAAGCCGGCCACGTCGACGGCCCTGACGATCGAAATTACCTGGAAGCGGGAGGGCGGTTTGGCAGCCAACGCGCCGGGCGCGCTTTCCGCCGACGGAAATCAAGCGACGGCGACCGGAAATGCGCCGGCGGCTTTCCTGCCTTCGTCGCGCGCGGTGAATCGGCCTGCCGAAGCGCAGCGTTCGATGTGGACGTATGCACAGGGTACCGGCGTGGGCTTGCAGCTGACCTCGCCGCCGCCTCTGCTTCCGGCCGATGGCAACACGCCGGTTGATCCGTGGCTCGCAATGACGGCGGACTTTGGCTTCGGTGCACCGCCGTGGTTGGGCTTGGGCGAGGGGTTGGACGCGGTGGCGGGTCTGCGACTGACGGAAGTCAGCTACGACGGGGCCGCCCAGGCATGGAAAGGAACCGGAAGGCTATATGCAATGCGGGATGGCGCAGTGCCGCCTGCTGGGAGTCAACAACAATGA
- the pilP gene encoding type IV pilus biogenesis protein PilP → MQNRSFNLRWTPAALAIAATIGLSVTVPAHGASTMSNPVAAAIASAGGGSVTSQAGTGSAAQPVAGSPAAANGTPTAAAAETAQPSRTTDAPELAALQSQLALWKARAEIAKFKAEVKRAEDSMVAAPAGAPPGAGVPSVSLGGPMPTGGVAERAPRLAPEAPRLVSLRAFDGHYNAVVDVSGRTVPVQAGDSLDGGWKVVSIDDGGVKLANGKRVRTLRP, encoded by the coding sequence ATGCAGAATCGCTCATTCAATCTTCGTTGGACCCCGGCCGCGCTGGCCATTGCCGCTACCATCGGCCTCTCGGTGACCGTCCCTGCCCATGGGGCGTCGACGATGTCGAACCCTGTTGCAGCGGCGATCGCATCGGCGGGGGGCGGCTCAGTGACGTCGCAAGCGGGGACCGGCTCGGCGGCGCAGCCGGTGGCTGGTAGCCCAGCGGCGGCCAATGGGACACCCACAGCGGCTGCCGCGGAGACGGCACAACCGTCGCGCACCACTGACGCGCCCGAACTCGCTGCGTTGCAGTCCCAACTGGCCTTGTGGAAGGCACGCGCCGAGATCGCCAAGTTCAAGGCGGAAGTGAAGCGTGCCGAGGATTCCATGGTGGCAGCTCCTGCTGGGGCGCCGCCGGGAGCGGGCGTGCCGTCGGTTTCGCTGGGCGGCCCAATGCCGACGGGCGGCGTCGCAGAGCGAGCACCGCGGCTCGCGCCGGAAGCGCCCCGGCTGGTGTCGTTGCGCGCATTCGATGGTCACTACAACGCCGTAGTGGATGTCAGCGGCCGCACGGTGCCGGTCCAGGCTGGCGACTCGCTGGACGGTGGCTGGAAGGTCGTGAGCATCGACGACGGCGGGGTAAAGCTTGCCAACGGCAAGCGCGTGCGCACGCTGAGGCCGTGA
- a CDS encoding type II secretion system protein GspD, with the protein MQMMRNTARYTAAIVAAATLLSGCGVMETRNLQDTIGSDAHAAYADAPRSRPVFRVHEGAWLMGEKIRASKPQPDIYNKHVVFRGTLGSLTEAASWIAQSIGVRATVDASAVATSVSGTAPTQPAGAARPTGPIPMGGTPRVDLATSLAGTSASGQGAGMALSVPLTLRYEGSFKGFLDAVEAHFGVWSRYNDGTVSFFRTETRTFMLPSLADSSSMNGSITTSDSSSGGTAGAGGNGGSGGSGAGRSGQSMTMSTEMKPWETLQATAKAVAGASADVVVDKNLGTLTVTGDPVQCDRIEQFVKSLVAMYGKQVAIDVQVYEVRVTREDNFGLNLSLAYQSSSGKPDVSFSSVSTPTISGSATAMNLGATIMSGPFAGSKAVVQALSTLGNVSQVVSRSGVTQNGKVLALQTATLQDYVAQSQTTLAANVGSTSSIQTGTVTYGFTSNFLPKVVDGRILMNFDMTLSDLLPLQRFNSGGDANQTSVQLRTMPTNRFTQSITLKPGESLVLTGLRNQKASTTNNGVGEPWMAALGGGVGALKGDTVIAIMISARLL; encoded by the coding sequence ATGCAAATGATGAGGAATACGGCGCGCTACACGGCGGCTATCGTTGCGGCTGCAACACTGCTGTCCGGCTGCGGTGTGATGGAGACGCGCAACTTGCAGGACACCATCGGCAGCGACGCGCACGCGGCTTACGCCGATGCACCACGCAGCCGCCCGGTGTTCCGGGTGCATGAAGGCGCCTGGCTGATGGGAGAGAAGATCCGAGCCAGCAAGCCGCAGCCGGACATCTACAACAAGCATGTGGTGTTCAGGGGCACGCTGGGCTCGTTGACCGAAGCCGCGAGCTGGATCGCACAGAGTATCGGCGTGCGTGCGACTGTAGACGCATCCGCCGTCGCAACCTCTGTGTCTGGCACCGCGCCGACCCAGCCGGCCGGCGCTGCGCGGCCGACTGGTCCTATCCCGATGGGTGGCACGCCCCGCGTGGACCTGGCCACCTCGCTGGCCGGCACGTCTGCGTCGGGCCAGGGTGCTGGCATGGCGCTGTCTGTGCCCTTGACCCTTAGGTACGAAGGCAGCTTCAAGGGCTTCCTGGATGCCGTCGAGGCGCACTTTGGGGTCTGGTCTCGTTACAACGACGGCACGGTCTCGTTTTTCAGGACGGAAACCCGGACCTTCATGCTGCCGAGCCTCGCGGATTCGTCCTCCATGAATGGCTCGATCACGACGTCGGACAGCAGTTCCGGCGGCACGGCCGGCGCCGGAGGCAATGGCGGGTCTGGTGGAAGCGGGGCGGGAAGAAGCGGTCAGTCCATGACGATGTCGACCGAGATGAAGCCCTGGGAGACGCTGCAGGCGACCGCTAAGGCAGTCGCTGGCGCGAGCGCCGACGTCGTGGTGGACAAGAATCTCGGCACCCTGACGGTCACCGGCGACCCCGTGCAGTGCGACCGCATTGAGCAGTTCGTCAAGAGCCTCGTGGCGATGTATGGCAAGCAGGTCGCCATCGACGTACAGGTCTACGAGGTGCGCGTCACGCGCGAGGACAATTTTGGCCTGAACCTGTCGCTTGCCTATCAAAGCTCTAGCGGTAAGCCCGACGTCTCGTTCAGTTCCGTCAGCACGCCCACGATTTCAGGGAGCGCCACCGCCATGAATCTTGGCGCGACGATCATGAGTGGTCCTTTCGCCGGCAGCAAGGCCGTGGTGCAAGCGCTTTCGACGCTCGGCAATGTGTCACAGGTGGTATCGCGCTCGGGCGTGACGCAGAACGGCAAGGTGCTGGCTCTGCAGACCGCCACGCTGCAGGACTATGTCGCGCAGTCGCAAACAACGCTGGCTGCCAACGTGGGTTCCACCAGTTCCATACAGACCGGAACGGTGACCTACGGCTTCACCAGCAACTTCCTGCCGAAGGTTGTCGATGGCCGCATCCTGATGAATTTCGACATGACGCTGTCGGACCTGCTGCCACTGCAGCGATTCAACTCGGGCGGCGATGCGAACCAGACCAGCGTGCAGCTGCGCACCATGCCGACCAACCGGTTCACGCAGTCGATCACCCTGAAGCCCGGCGAATCGCTGGTACTCACCGGCCTGCGCAACCAGAAGGCCTCCACGACCAACAACGGCGTGGGTGAGCCGTGGATGGCTGCGCTCGGCGGCGGGGTTGGTGCCCTCAAGGGAGACACGGTCATCGCCATCATGATCTCGGCCCGCTTGCTGTAA
- a CDS encoding lytic transglycosylase domain-containing protein has translation MLTGVAHADCLDDAAVFHGVSPSLLRSIAMQESTMRPWVTSRNANGSEDIGLMQINSIHLPRLSRYGITRAHLFDGCINAYVGAWILRENIQRFGPTWKAVGAYNASSPDKQLRYANQIHARWQALQRAALR, from the coding sequence TTGCTGACCGGCGTCGCCCATGCCGACTGCCTGGACGATGCCGCGGTGTTTCACGGCGTCAGCCCATCTCTGCTGCGGAGTATCGCGATGCAGGAGTCCACCATGCGGCCGTGGGTGACGAGTCGAAACGCGAACGGGTCGGAGGATATCGGGCTCATGCAGATCAATTCGATCCACCTGCCGCGGCTGAGCCGGTACGGCATCACGCGCGCCCACCTGTTTGATGGATGCATCAACGCCTACGTCGGCGCGTGGATTCTGCGCGAGAACATCCAGCGCTTCGGGCCGACGTGGAAAGCGGTCGGGGCCTACAACGCCTCCTCACCCGACAAGCAGTTGCGCTACGCCAACCAGATTCATGCGCGGTGGCAGGCGCTGCAGCGCGCCGCCTTGCGGTAG
- a CDS encoding GspE/PulE family protein — protein MIATISRLWRSPRSKSARGTAFATRAEPSVKSDALALPKPPEVLEPHILYPRNLPATFDRVACNLDHLTADQAAALRQRVAESGLHVEDVARELGLTDDNVQQVLAVHGCDIYVDARHFGTPRLLTWEAKVRRSGAAPQVRKVSAQELAVLRQQRGAGQQQDTDLQTLTLARRLIADCAILVASDIHILVREDHTEIQVRIKGDLRTVSAQSMRREEGERLIRAIYTGLATVKAATYNPLDVQDAQIAGDALPGTGLSSVRIVRGPAYPVESGGGFLVARLQYREHHEGALKADAIDAAKRLDLRTPKVPGGEFKLGQMGYTPLQVELISQLLRRPMGVIVVTGPTGSGKTTTLFECTRHQARLFPQKRLITIENPTEYPMDWAIQLTTESERFPEMLRMTLRMDPDAVLLGEIRGVEEAIATLQAAATGHQVLTTLHVTDPFETFSRLVMLDHVRLAMDVIANHTQIIGLIAQRIVPLLCPKCSVTLDKASEPLPDYMLNAMRSWGDLSEVRVRGSGCDHCHGQAIIGQQAVAEVVVTSEQLMQDFIDDGVLAARRNHRRREGSDKPMIAHAMDLVLAGRLCPVDAEGSVDAIPMREHL, from the coding sequence ATGATCGCGACGATCTCTCGTCTGTGGCGCAGTCCACGCAGTAAGTCGGCACGAGGCACCGCATTTGCAACCCGGGCCGAGCCGTCGGTGAAGTCCGATGCGCTCGCGTTGCCGAAGCCTCCGGAGGTGCTTGAGCCTCATATCCTCTATCCCCGCAACCTGCCGGCCACCTTCGACCGTGTTGCCTGCAACCTCGACCATCTGACGGCTGACCAAGCGGCGGCGCTTCGTCAACGCGTCGCGGAAAGCGGGCTGCACGTGGAGGATGTCGCCAGGGAGCTGGGCCTGACCGATGACAACGTGCAGCAAGTGCTGGCGGTGCACGGCTGCGACATCTACGTGGATGCCAGGCATTTCGGCACGCCGCGGCTTCTGACCTGGGAAGCCAAGGTGCGGCGCAGCGGTGCGGCTCCGCAAGTGCGCAAGGTGTCCGCGCAGGAGCTTGCCGTGCTGCGTCAGCAGCGCGGCGCCGGCCAGCAGCAGGACACCGACCTGCAGACCCTGACCCTCGCGCGCCGGCTGATCGCGGATTGCGCCATTCTGGTTGCCTCGGACATTCACATCCTGGTGCGCGAGGACCATACCGAGATCCAGGTACGAATCAAGGGCGATCTACGGACAGTTTCCGCCCAGTCAATGCGCCGCGAGGAGGGCGAACGCCTGATCCGTGCCATATACACCGGTCTCGCCACGGTGAAGGCGGCCACCTACAACCCACTGGACGTGCAGGACGCCCAGATCGCGGGCGACGCGCTGCCGGGCACGGGGCTGTCGAGTGTTCGGATCGTGCGCGGACCGGCCTACCCGGTGGAGAGCGGCGGCGGCTTCCTTGTTGCGCGGCTGCAATACCGGGAGCACCACGAAGGCGCACTGAAGGCGGATGCCATCGATGCGGCTAAGCGGCTGGACCTTCGCACGCCGAAGGTGCCGGGCGGCGAATTCAAGCTCGGCCAGATGGGCTACACGCCGCTGCAGGTGGAACTCATCTCGCAGCTGCTGCGCCGCCCCATGGGCGTGATCGTCGTGACCGGCCCGACCGGGAGCGGCAAGACCACGACTCTCTTTGAGTGCACGCGGCACCAGGCGCGCCTCTTCCCTCAAAAGCGGCTCATCACGATCGAGAACCCGACCGAGTATCCGATGGATTGGGCGATCCAGCTCACGACGGAAAGCGAACGGTTCCCGGAGATGCTGCGCATGACGCTGCGGATGGACCCGGATGCGGTGCTTCTGGGCGAAATCCGTGGCGTCGAGGAGGCGATCGCGACGCTGCAGGCGGCGGCGACCGGGCACCAGGTACTCACGACGCTGCACGTGACCGACCCGTTCGAGACATTCTCCCGACTGGTGATGCTGGACCACGTTCGTCTGGCTATGGACGTGATCGCCAATCACACCCAGATCATCGGCCTGATTGCACAGCGGATTGTGCCGCTGCTCTGCCCGAAATGCTCGGTCACCCTCGACAAGGCGTCTGAGCCGCTGCCGGACTACATGCTCAATGCGATGCGCTCGTGGGGGGATCTGTCTGAGGTGCGCGTTCGCGGGAGCGGATGCGATCACTGCCACGGCCAAGCCATCATTGGTCAACAGGCGGTTGCCGAGGTGGTCGTCACCAGCGAGCAACTGATGCAGGACTTCATCGACGACGGTGTCTTGGCCGCGCGGCGCAATCATCGGCGCCGGGAGGGATCGGACAAGCCCATGATTGCGCACGCGATGGATCTCGTGCTGGCCGGTCGTCTGTGCCCGGTCGACGCTGAGGGAAGCGTTGACGCGATTCCGATGCGGGAGCACCTATGA